A single window of Rubripirellula lacrimiformis DNA harbors:
- a CDS encoding sulfatase-like hydrolase/transferase produces MPRLKFFALLSACWIASVSVSDVTAAHSPHIVVILVDDMGYGDPGCFNPDSKIATPHIDSLARNGMRFTDAHAAGPLCHMSRYGLMTGRYPFRTDVSKWPKQALIQPDQVTIASVLKGRGYHTSMVGKWHLGFDESGYDQPLPGGPVDCGFDSFFGIRASTDIPPYFYIQDNLAVAPPTDTIEAKSSPGWSPIQGQFWRSGGIAPGMELKDVLPKFTDKAVSVISDHANKDDQSPLFLYLALPAPHTPWLPSQEFSGKSQAGMYGDFAMMVDAQVGRVLESLDQAGMSDDTMVVFSSDNGPTWYPKDIERFGHDSVAGLRGMKADAWEGGHRIPFIVRWPDHVDAGSSCDQMISFVDVLATFAELTGVQLGDDDGPDSFSFLSLLKGHDKPIRETLALASGANLMMVRSGAWKLITGLGSGGFTKPSRISPKPGEPKGQLYDLANDPGETTNLYQTQADRVTRMTETLTQITQQDRSRAVATGHQRLDWSDQTDRQIVIADGGNGIYQGHPTTTLLADGKTMLCVWCVNHGGSAGPMAKSEDGGRTWVRIDDTLPAGFKTHQNCPSIYRISDAHEKERLWVFSAALGSRDGPGMPSIMSEDNGVTWTEMPPLGFPCVMTFSSVVRLSDGRTLGLYHKGPEGKDKAPLGVFQTITNDGGFTWSEPKLVAAVDKKNPCEPYVFRSPNGSELCCLMRENSHKGHSLMMFSEDEGETWSTPVDTSWELTGDRHAGVRLADGRWFIAFRDVAPESPTWGHFVAWVGSYDDIKHGRSGDARIKLLHSHADRVNDCGYPGIELLPDGTIVATTYIKYRPGPEKHSVVSVRLHSAELPNRAPSGDQASSK; encoded by the coding sequence ATGCCGCGATTGAAGTTTTTTGCCCTGTTGTCTGCTTGCTGGATCGCCAGCGTATCGGTGTCCGATGTTACGGCTGCCCACAGTCCTCACATCGTGGTGATTCTGGTGGACGACATGGGCTACGGAGACCCAGGGTGCTTCAACCCCGATTCCAAAATCGCGACCCCTCACATCGACTCGCTAGCTCGCAACGGCATGCGTTTCACCGACGCACATGCCGCCGGACCGCTCTGTCACATGTCGCGATACGGATTGATGACGGGCCGGTATCCATTTCGCACCGATGTATCGAAGTGGCCCAAACAGGCACTGATCCAACCCGATCAAGTCACGATCGCCAGCGTCCTGAAGGGTCGGGGTTACCACACATCGATGGTGGGCAAATGGCACCTGGGTTTTGACGAATCGGGATACGACCAACCGCTGCCCGGCGGACCGGTGGATTGCGGGTTTGATTCCTTCTTTGGAATTCGTGCGTCCACCGATATCCCACCGTATTTTTACATTCAAGACAATTTGGCGGTCGCGCCGCCGACGGACACGATCGAAGCAAAATCGTCGCCGGGCTGGTCGCCCATTCAAGGTCAGTTTTGGCGATCCGGTGGGATCGCACCGGGAATGGAACTGAAAGACGTGCTGCCCAAGTTCACCGATAAAGCAGTCTCCGTGATTTCGGATCACGCCAACAAAGACGACCAATCGCCTCTGTTCTTGTATTTGGCACTGCCGGCGCCGCACACCCCTTGGCTGCCATCGCAGGAGTTTTCCGGCAAGAGCCAAGCCGGCATGTACGGCGACTTTGCAATGATGGTGGATGCCCAGGTCGGACGGGTTCTGGAATCGCTGGACCAGGCTGGGATGTCGGACGACACGATGGTCGTTTTCAGTTCGGACAACGGGCCCACCTGGTACCCGAAAGACATTGAACGATTCGGCCACGACAGTGTTGCCGGACTGCGTGGGATGAAAGCCGACGCCTGGGAAGGCGGTCACCGGATCCCGTTCATCGTTCGCTGGCCCGATCACGTTGACGCCGGTTCAAGCTGTGACCAAATGATCTCGTTCGTGGACGTGTTGGCGACGTTTGCGGAACTGACCGGTGTCCAGCTTGGCGACGACGACGGTCCCGACAGTTTCAGTTTTCTATCGTTGTTGAAGGGCCACGACAAACCGATTCGAGAAACATTAGCGCTCGCTAGCGGAGCTAATTTGATGATGGTTCGCAGCGGCGCCTGGAAACTGATCACCGGACTCGGGTCGGGCGGTTTCACCAAACCGAGTCGCATTTCCCCCAAACCGGGCGAACCGAAGGGCCAGCTTTATGATTTAGCGAACGACCCGGGGGAAACCACCAACCTGTATCAAACACAAGCGGATCGGGTCACCCGCATGACCGAGACGTTGACTCAGATCACCCAACAGGATCGCAGTCGTGCGGTTGCCACTGGTCATCAACGATTGGACTGGTCCGACCAAACCGATCGACAGATCGTGATCGCCGATGGAGGCAACGGAATCTACCAAGGGCATCCCACCACGACGCTGCTTGCCGATGGCAAGACGATGCTTTGCGTATGGTGCGTCAACCATGGCGGATCGGCTGGGCCGATGGCCAAAAGTGAGGACGGCGGCCGAACCTGGGTGCGAATCGACGATACGTTGCCCGCCGGATTCAAGACGCATCAGAATTGCCCTAGCATCTATCGGATCTCGGACGCCCACGAGAAAGAGCGTCTGTGGGTTTTCTCGGCCGCACTTGGCAGCCGCGATGGACCAGGCATGCCCAGCATCATGAGCGAAGACAATGGCGTGACGTGGACCGAGATGCCGCCGCTAGGATTTCCATGCGTGATGACCTTTAGCAGCGTCGTGCGTCTGAGTGACGGGCGGACATTGGGGCTGTATCACAAAGGTCCCGAAGGCAAAGACAAAGCACCGCTGGGCGTTTTCCAAACCATCACCAACGACGGTGGATTCACTTGGTCAGAACCTAAACTGGTCGCGGCAGTGGATAAAAAGAACCCCTGCGAACCCTATGTCTTCCGTTCCCCCAACGGGAGCGAACTGTGCTGCCTGATGCGAGAGAACTCTCACAAGGGCCATAGCTTGATGATGTTTTCCGAGGATGAAGGCGAGACCTGGTCCACGCCGGTCGATACGTCTTGGGAACTGACCGGCGACCGACATGCGGGCGTCCGATTGGCCGACGGACGGTGGTTCATCGCGTTTCGGGATGTTGCACCGGAGAGCCCGACCTGGGGACACTTCGTCGCGTGGGTGGGGTCGTACGACGACATCAAACATGGCCGATCCGGAGACGCTCGTATCAAATTGCTGCATAGTCATGCCGATCGAGTCAACGATTGCGGCTACCCCGGCATCGAACTGCTGCCCGACGGAACGATCGTGGCGACCACCTACATCAAGTACCGCCCCGGCCCTGAAAAGCACTCGGTCGTCTCCGTCCGTTTGCATTCTGCGGAACTCCCCAACCGCGCGCCTTCCGGCGACCAAGCGAGTTCAAAATGA
- a CDS encoding transglutaminase domain-containing protein yields MIQKQGDGRPTLWLGAVLWGLAIFLSSTFVDFPAVAGITLVMTVVVIARQFAGTSPSSGDATVHRNRRDQQSGQPGPTRTRWSRSTIWILAFLGVLVITCGTAAWRTGGRIVEGANLVSIAVDVLAHASFLIALAIWTIRPRRGHLAMLPLGMTTVLLCVAAGGVSRSLPAQTAVGLAVCLGFSIGSQVILSAKHQRGLGRHSSPASLAGRLGATTKRSLQSSQRLAPLMAALVLSLLMIVTSVVVSLTDQFLPGIQDDLRHQLQSSLDSVSDKSFVGGMRYVSGSRLGAVRKHLTDDPQGLALTAYAESSPGYLRGSVFDLYRYGRWYASGNVNFQGGQRSSTLRDVGIHSAGEGTVALKQKSRRPLKRFLISSASPRIDPSPTSDDAPPSDDGSPASSTDKRRTTVEVHNDPLRGNVVFLPLATDWIESNGTELLVSRHGTVRMGVDLAYPYVAGVMSEPPTEFLNDDRREIFLDSPSTVDTVMRSKANELCQGIPSARGKAAAISRYFQEGFEYGLNATNAPSRVDPLAYFMQTEHVAHCEFFASASVLMLRTVGVPSRYVTGYVVDEPSDDDTSKWLARNRDAHAWVEAYDDSTRRWFAVESTPGRAYQTITPERDAARARLNDSAVASGADAYQESWWSSAIGWVFSVRVTDSLLAVFRWVQVPLFVVLVYIWWTRYWRVAGGGADLVDTQSLKKLRKVDRRLRKWSLVRKPHETLYQFADRIMARAGGGEVSDPGPMADAARWYRRYADARYQGAMPPDFEWIKPADPVGS; encoded by the coding sequence ATGATTCAAAAACAGGGGGATGGCCGACCGACACTTTGGCTTGGGGCAGTGCTTTGGGGATTGGCGATTTTCCTGTCGTCGACCTTCGTCGACTTTCCTGCCGTCGCTGGAATCACCTTGGTGATGACCGTCGTGGTGATCGCACGCCAGTTCGCGGGAACCTCGCCGTCGTCAGGCGATGCCACGGTCCATCGGAATCGACGCGATCAGCAATCCGGTCAGCCCGGGCCAACCCGGACTCGGTGGTCGCGTTCGACGATCTGGATTTTGGCGTTCCTGGGTGTGCTAGTGATCACGTGCGGAACGGCGGCTTGGCGAACTGGGGGGCGAATTGTTGAAGGCGCTAACTTGGTGTCGATCGCTGTCGATGTGCTAGCGCATGCCTCGTTTTTGATTGCGTTGGCGATCTGGACGATTCGTCCTCGACGCGGACACCTGGCCATGTTGCCGCTGGGCATGACCACGGTTTTGCTTTGTGTTGCCGCCGGCGGCGTCAGCCGATCGTTGCCCGCACAGACCGCGGTGGGGTTGGCGGTTTGCTTAGGTTTTTCGATCGGTTCTCAAGTGATTTTGTCGGCCAAGCACCAACGGGGTTTGGGGCGACATAGCAGTCCGGCGTCCTTGGCGGGACGGTTGGGGGCGACCACCAAACGTAGTCTGCAATCCAGCCAACGACTGGCTCCCTTGATGGCGGCGTTGGTGCTGTCCCTGTTGATGATCGTCACGAGCGTCGTGGTCAGTTTGACGGATCAGTTTTTGCCGGGCATCCAAGACGACCTGCGTCATCAACTTCAGTCTTCGTTGGATTCGGTATCCGACAAGTCCTTTGTCGGCGGGATGCGATATGTTTCGGGCAGTCGCTTGGGAGCGGTGCGAAAGCATTTGACCGATGATCCCCAGGGTTTGGCACTGACCGCCTATGCGGAATCATCCCCTGGTTATCTTCGTGGCAGCGTCTTTGATTTGTATCGTTACGGGCGCTGGTACGCATCTGGAAATGTGAACTTCCAAGGTGGTCAGCGCTCGTCCACGCTCCGCGATGTCGGGATCCACTCGGCTGGCGAAGGAACCGTCGCTTTGAAACAGAAGAGCCGCCGACCATTGAAGCGGTTTTTGATCAGCAGTGCGTCCCCGCGGATCGATCCTTCGCCGACATCGGATGATGCCCCGCCAAGCGATGACGGAAGTCCCGCATCATCGACAGACAAGCGACGAACCACTGTCGAAGTTCACAATGACCCGCTGCGAGGCAATGTGGTGTTCCTGCCACTGGCGACCGATTGGATCGAATCCAACGGAACCGAGTTGTTGGTGTCTCGCCATGGGACAGTTCGAATGGGCGTGGACTTGGCGTATCCGTATGTCGCCGGCGTGATGTCAGAGCCGCCAACAGAATTCTTGAATGATGACCGACGCGAAATCTTCTTGGATTCGCCATCCACCGTGGACACGGTGATGCGCAGCAAAGCAAACGAACTGTGCCAGGGGATTCCGTCGGCGCGAGGAAAAGCGGCAGCGATCAGTCGGTACTTTCAAGAAGGGTTCGAGTATGGATTGAACGCGACCAATGCGCCCAGTCGTGTCGACCCGCTGGCGTACTTTATGCAGACCGAACATGTCGCCCACTGCGAATTCTTTGCGTCGGCCAGCGTGCTGATGCTTCGCACCGTTGGGGTGCCGTCACGCTATGTCACCGGATACGTGGTGGACGAACCCAGCGATGATGATACGTCCAAATGGCTGGCTCGGAATCGAGATGCGCACGCTTGGGTCGAAGCCTACGATGATTCGACGCGGCGTTGGTTTGCGGTCGAGTCCACGCCGGGCAGGGCCTATCAAACGATCACGCCCGAGCGAGATGCGGCACGGGCTCGTTTGAACGATTCGGCCGTTGCGTCGGGGGCCGATGCCTACCAGGAATCGTGGTGGTCATCGGCGATCGGTTGGGTCTTTTCGGTGCGAGTGACGGATTCGTTGCTGGCGGTTTTTCGGTGGGTTCAAGTGCCGCTGTTCGTCGTCCTGGTCTACATCTGGTGGACAAGGTATTGGCGCGTCGCCGGCGGTGGAGCCGATCTGGTGGACACCCAGAGTTTGAAGAAATTGCGAAAGGTCGACCGCCGATTGCGGAAATGGTCTCTGGTTCGCAAACCGCACGAAACGCTGTACCAATTTGCGGATCGGATCATGGCCCGTGCCGGGGGGGGCGAGGTGTCCGATCCAGGACCGATGGCCGACGCGGCACGGTGGTATCGTCGCTATGCTGATGCTCGCTATCAGGGAGCGATGCCACCTGATTTCGAATGGATCAAGCCCGCCGATCCTGTTGGAAGTTGA
- a CDS encoding arsenate reductase ArsC has translation MAKKKVLFLCTGNSCRSQMAEGWARHLHGDKIEAYSAGIATHGLNPNAVKVMNEAGVDISDHTSKLVGSLADVPLDLVVTVCGHADENCPAFPTHAKVVHVGFDDPPKLAKDAASEDEALQCYRRVRDEIRSYIQSDLLATVGQ, from the coding sequence ATGGCGAAGAAAAAAGTACTGTTTCTATGCACCGGCAATTCCTGCCGAAGTCAGATGGCCGAGGGCTGGGCACGGCATCTCCATGGCGACAAGATCGAGGCGTATTCGGCCGGCATCGCGACTCATGGTCTGAACCCCAACGCGGTGAAGGTCATGAACGAAGCGGGCGTGGACATCAGTGACCACACGTCCAAATTGGTTGGTTCGCTGGCCGACGTGCCGTTGGATTTGGTGGTGACGGTCTGCGGACATGCCGACGAAAATTGCCCGGCATTTCCGACTCACGCAAAGGTTGTCCACGTCGGTTTCGACGATCCCCCCAAACTCGCCAAAGACGCGGCAAGCGAAGACGAGGCCCTTCAGTGCTATCGCCGTGTACGCGACGAGATCCGCAGCTACATCCAATCGGATCTGCTTGCGACCGTCGGCCAGTAG
- a CDS encoding AAA family ATPase codes for MVQPPPIESDDDLAAAKRLVAACGNIRSQVGRIVVGQDDVIEQLLIAILARGHCLLEGVPGLAKTLMVKTLAESMDLAFRRIQFTPDLMPGDITGTEIIQEDPQTGHRQFKFERGPVFTQMLLADEINRTPPKTQAALLEAMQEHEVTAAGKTYRLDEPFFVLATQNPIEQEGTYPLPEAQRDRFLFLVVVDYPTRDEESEIVDRTTSTFHSAVEAVVSGEDIIQFQRTVRRVPLPPHVKDWVLDAIRAVRPGDPSAKPWVREMIEWGPGPRASQQLVLAAKARAILHGRTHVTIDDVETLALPVLRHRIVPTFAAEADGITVDDLIKRLIQESKPAPTKVL; via the coding sequence ATGGTTCAACCGCCGCCAATCGAATCCGACGATGATCTTGCCGCTGCAAAGCGATTGGTTGCCGCCTGTGGGAATATCCGCAGCCAAGTGGGGCGGATCGTCGTGGGACAAGATGACGTCATCGAACAACTGTTGATCGCAATTCTGGCTCGCGGGCATTGCCTGCTAGAAGGCGTTCCCGGGTTGGCCAAGACTTTGATGGTCAAGACGCTTGCCGAAAGCATGGATCTTGCGTTTCGCCGTATTCAGTTCACGCCCGACCTGATGCCCGGTGACATCACTGGTACGGAGATCATTCAAGAGGATCCCCAGACCGGGCACCGTCAATTCAAGTTCGAACGTGGCCCCGTTTTCACGCAAATGCTGCTGGCCGATGAAATCAACCGGACCCCGCCAAAGACTCAGGCTGCGTTGCTTGAAGCGATGCAGGAACACGAGGTGACGGCGGCCGGAAAAACGTACCGGCTGGACGAACCTTTCTTTGTCTTGGCAACCCAGAACCCCATCGAACAAGAAGGCACCTACCCACTGCCGGAAGCGCAACGGGACCGGTTCCTGTTTTTAGTCGTGGTCGACTATCCCACCCGCGACGAAGAATCCGAGATCGTGGACCGAACGACGTCAACGTTCCACAGTGCTGTCGAGGCGGTCGTTAGCGGCGAAGACATCATCCAGTTCCAGCGAACGGTCCGCCGAGTCCCGTTGCCACCGCACGTCAAGGATTGGGTGCTGGACGCCATTCGCGCGGTCCGGCCCGGTGATCCATCGGCAAAACCGTGGGTGCGAGAAATGATCGAATGGGGCCCGGGTCCACGTGCAAGCCAACAATTGGTGCTAGCCGCCAAGGCGCGTGCGATCCTGCATGGCCGAACGCATGTCACGATCGACGATGTCGAAACACTGGCGCTGCCGGTGCTGCGGCATCGTATCGTGCCCACCTTTGCTGCCGAAGCGGATGGGATCACGGTCGACGACCTGATCAAGCGTCTGATTCAGGAAAGCAAACCCGCACCGACAAAGGTGCTGTAG
- a CDS encoding DUF58 domain-containing protein: MNSHAAGGFLDGRVDQHARLVGDGSMVRDGSIDPSFSGDHEGVHAGLGAGGRLGIRSVIGWGLRFGSTLVLLPIRGLRSLRRSMTGASVTLLLIGIVSLNIVWGYPWSGIFAATVTMLVAGWIINRWMRPQLRIGFSLPSAVPVGQSFPVAMHLRNVRRFPAMDLSVHFESPSAGRRRVNPPVFESSQHRESLSMIRPYQRRDVAVSMTGNRRGVHRLPAVMVESMFPFHLFRSTQRSPVATEIAITPQLLSADEDPIARGLLDALGGWSHRLLAGDALDYTGSREYQVGMPVRRWDFTSWARLGRPIVREFQSPSIQMVTIIIDTGRTNADRGATTGTRKSKRSRLPWSRNHLDQQVDRPLERMLSLAAVAVESLCQRQVRVRLYATSESLDSFASPRSLSMVAQNEPLLIQLASAKRIGSVVAAKRVQEVVEQLGRSPILCLTTRPHDDASLDLPPHVTMIRVDDVPAHDDVAAETSPSDPLVRASDSIGQAR, from the coding sequence GTGAATTCCCATGCCGCAGGCGGTTTCTTGGATGGCCGCGTGGACCAGCATGCCCGCTTGGTTGGCGACGGATCGATGGTTCGGGACGGATCGATTGACCCGTCGTTTTCGGGGGATCACGAGGGTGTGCATGCTGGCTTGGGGGCCGGCGGCCGCTTGGGGATTCGTTCAGTCATCGGATGGGGACTGCGATTCGGATCGACCCTGGTCTTGCTGCCGATTCGTGGGTTGAGGTCGCTTCGTCGTTCGATGACCGGTGCGTCGGTCACCTTGCTGTTGATTGGGATCGTGTCGCTAAACATTGTCTGGGGGTATCCCTGGAGCGGCATCTTTGCTGCGACCGTGACGATGTTGGTGGCCGGTTGGATCATCAATCGTTGGATGCGTCCGCAGCTTCGGATTGGTTTCTCGTTGCCCAGTGCGGTCCCGGTCGGTCAGTCGTTTCCGGTGGCGATGCACTTGCGCAACGTTCGACGGTTTCCGGCGATGGACCTGAGCGTCCATTTTGAATCGCCCAGCGCTGGTCGTCGCCGCGTCAATCCGCCCGTGTTTGAATCGTCCCAGCATCGCGAATCGTTGTCGATGATTCGTCCCTATCAACGCCGCGATGTGGCAGTTTCGATGACGGGGAATCGTCGAGGCGTGCACCGGTTGCCGGCCGTGATGGTCGAATCGATGTTTCCCTTTCACTTGTTTCGGTCCACCCAGCGGTCGCCGGTGGCGACGGAGATCGCAATCACTCCGCAACTGTTGTCGGCCGACGAGGACCCCATCGCTAGAGGTCTGCTGGACGCATTGGGCGGGTGGTCGCATCGATTGCTGGCTGGCGATGCGTTGGACTATACCGGCAGTCGTGAATACCAAGTTGGGATGCCGGTGCGGCGCTGGGATTTCACTTCCTGGGCTCGCTTGGGACGTCCGATCGTTCGCGAATTTCAATCTCCGTCCATCCAGATGGTGACCATCATCATTGATACCGGCCGAACCAACGCGGATCGGGGGGCAACCACTGGAACACGGAAATCGAAACGTTCCAGACTTCCCTGGTCACGCAATCATTTGGATCAGCAGGTCGACCGGCCGCTGGAACGCATGCTGTCGCTGGCGGCCGTGGCGGTGGAAAGTCTTTGTCAGCGACAGGTCCGTGTCCGGTTGTATGCGACAAGTGAATCGTTGGATTCATTCGCCTCGCCACGGTCGCTATCCATGGTGGCGCAGAATGAACCCTTGCTGATTCAACTGGCTTCGGCAAAACGGATCGGATCGGTCGTTGCCGCCAAGCGTGTCCAGGAGGTTGTCGAACAATTGGGCCGATCGCCAATTCTGTGCTTGACCACGCGGCCGCATGATGACGCTTCGTTAGACCTGCCTCCGCACGTCACCATGATTCGCGTGGACGATGTACCGGCGCACGACGACGTCGCCGCTGAAACTTCCCCGTCCGATCCGTTGGTTCGGGCATCGGATTCGATCGGGCAAGCAAGATGA
- a CDS encoding DUF2585 family protein, producing MNWSPGKRTAMGIAVSVAGMVMILRSMGRTWWCDCGQPIPWAWDIWSSHASQHLIDPYFFSHVLHGVLFFAVLAWIPRITTPTKWIAATVIEAGWEILENSPIIIHRYREATISLDYYGDSIANSTFDVAACLLGYAIASKVRPRTAVIFFVAIELVMLVTIRDSLMLNIIMLVSPVDAIKQWQSAGV from the coding sequence ATGAACTGGTCCCCCGGGAAACGAACCGCCATGGGAATCGCGGTGTCCGTCGCTGGGATGGTCATGATTCTGCGATCGATGGGGCGCACCTGGTGGTGCGATTGCGGTCAACCGATCCCATGGGCATGGGACATTTGGTCCTCGCATGCGTCGCAACACTTGATCGACCCTTACTTTTTTTCACACGTGCTGCATGGCGTCCTGTTTTTTGCGGTGTTGGCTTGGATCCCCAGGATCACCACGCCGACGAAGTGGATCGCGGCTACCGTGATCGAAGCCGGGTGGGAGATTCTGGAAAACTCGCCGATCATCATCCATCGCTATCGCGAAGCGACGATATCGCTGGACTACTACGGCGATTCGATCGCCAATTCCACCTTCGATGTCGCAGCCTGTTTATTGGGCTACGCCATCGCGTCGAAAGTTCGACCACGAACCGCCGTGATCTTCTTTGTGGCAATCGAATTGGTGATGTTGGTGACGATCCGCGACAGCTTGATGCTGAACATCATCATGCTGGTCTCGCCGGTCGACGCGATCAAACAATGGCAGAGTGCCGGCGTGTGA
- a CDS encoding ArsR/SmtB family transcription factor: MPKRCPPTKPCDSSPVKIQADPTAEEFAKLTWAIAHPARVQIVRLLIGRQACVCGEIVDCLPLAQSTVSQHLKILKESGLIQGEVDGPKVCYCINPQQLDRLKALVAGL, translated from the coding sequence ATGCCCAAACGATGCCCCCCCACGAAACCCTGCGACTCGTCGCCCGTGAAGATCCAAGCGGATCCGACCGCGGAAGAATTCGCAAAGCTGACCTGGGCGATTGCGCATCCGGCGCGCGTCCAGATCGTTCGGCTATTGATCGGTCGCCAAGCCTGCGTCTGTGGTGAAATCGTCGATTGCTTGCCACTGGCCCAATCGACCGTTTCACAGCACCTGAAGATCCTAAAGGAATCCGGATTGATCCAAGGCGAAGTCGATGGCCCGAAGGTCTGTTACTGCATCAATCCCCAACAACTCGACCGCTTAAAAGCGCTCGTCGCCGGTCTGTGA
- a CDS encoding ATP-binding protein: MPSLFVVRGRDQGKHFQLSEAVYRIGRESSSDIQLLDSESSRRHAELRRDDEGKYDVKDLGSSNGTRINGNRVVQHRLVSGDRIEIGDTLMIYTGTGQPSAMDAAHGVDIVMKSQDDGSRIVSSLSQVMLDSDIVRKPSSHSGRTRSEADRSLEVMYLTAIAVGRTDDLDEVLNRILHLVFDWVEADRGCVMLRDVATEQFRPAARCDREDPTNSVRGKPIAISQTILDYVLEKKEGVRTSDARDDIRFDAAASIVQGGVREALCVPLQGRYAIVGALYIDTYTSPGQFVASGNQTRFNDDHLRLITAIGHQAALAIEDTFYYSALVQSERLAAMGQTIATLSHHIKNILQGISGGSYLIEAGLDRGDTDAVRRGWSIVDRNQDRISNLVMDMLTFSKEREPEKVEADLNETVADVVELMRTRAAELDVEMGTQFDDSMPPALFDPDAIHRAVMNLVTNAIDAASGRLAQEDDFETDEDIEQPAEDPVPGRVFVRTSFEPQVGWTIDVIDNGPGIAPEDREKIFSLFESRKGMRGTGLGLPVSAKIMREHGGELHIVDLETGSGTCFRLRLPDHGTNLSELARLDTIL; the protein is encoded by the coding sequence ATGCCGTCGTTGTTCGTCGTTCGAGGTCGTGATCAAGGAAAGCATTTTCAGCTTTCTGAAGCCGTGTATCGCATTGGGCGTGAATCATCCAGCGACATCCAACTGCTGGATTCGGAATCGTCACGTCGCCACGCGGAACTTCGCCGCGACGACGAAGGAAAGTACGACGTCAAGGATCTGGGCAGCAGCAACGGTACCCGGATCAATGGGAATCGAGTCGTCCAACACCGTTTGGTCAGCGGCGACCGAATCGAGATCGGCGACACGCTGATGATCTATACCGGCACCGGGCAACCGAGCGCGATGGACGCTGCCCACGGTGTCGACATCGTGATGAAGAGCCAGGACGACGGGAGCCGCATCGTGTCCTCGCTGTCACAGGTCATGCTGGACTCGGACATCGTTCGGAAACCATCATCCCATAGCGGCCGCACACGATCCGAAGCCGACCGGTCACTGGAAGTGATGTACCTAACCGCAATCGCGGTCGGACGCACCGACGATCTGGACGAGGTGCTGAATCGGATCTTGCATTTGGTTTTTGATTGGGTCGAAGCCGATCGTGGTTGCGTGATGCTGCGAGACGTTGCCACCGAACAGTTCCGGCCGGCGGCACGATGCGACCGCGAAGACCCGACCAATTCGGTCCGCGGGAAACCGATCGCCATCAGCCAGACGATCCTTGATTACGTTCTGGAAAAGAAAGAGGGCGTGCGGACCAGCGACGCGCGTGACGATATCCGTTTCGACGCCGCTGCATCCATCGTCCAGGGTGGCGTCCGCGAAGCCCTTTGTGTGCCTCTGCAAGGTCGGTACGCGATCGTGGGTGCACTGTACATCGACACCTACACATCGCCCGGACAATTTGTTGCCAGTGGCAATCAAACCCGTTTCAATGACGATCACCTGCGTCTGATCACAGCCATTGGGCACCAGGCCGCGTTGGCCATCGAAGACACGTTCTACTATTCGGCGCTGGTCCAGAGCGAACGTCTAGCGGCGATGGGGCAAACCATCGCCACGCTTTCCCACCACATCAAAAACATCCTGCAAGGCATCAGCGGCGGAAGCTATTTGATCGAAGCAGGATTGGACCGCGGTGACACCGACGCGGTCCGGCGTGGCTGGTCCATCGTGGATCGCAACCAAGATCGCATTTCGAACTTGGTCATGGACATGCTGACGTTCAGCAAAGAACGCGAACCCGAAAAGGTCGAAGCCGACCTGAACGAAACCGTCGCCGACGTTGTCGAACTGATGCGGACTCGCGCGGCCGAGTTGGATGTCGAAATGGGCACTCAATTCGATGATTCGATGCCGCCGGCTTTGTTCGACCCCGATGCGATCCACCGCGCCGTGATGAACCTGGTCACCAATGCCATCGACGCCGCCTCCGGTCGTCTGGCCCAAGAAGACGACTTTGAAACCGATGAAGACATCGAACAACCGGCCGAAGATCCTGTTCCCGGCCGAGTGTTTGTGCGAACCAGTTTCGAACCGCAAGTCGGTTGGACGATCGATGTGATCGACAACGGCCCGGGGATCGCCCCCGAAGATCGAGAGAAAATCTTTTCGCTTTTCGAATCGCGCAAGGGCATGCGAGGCACCGGACTGGGATTGCCAGTGAGTGCAAAGATCATGCGAGAACACGGCGGTGAATTACACATCGTCGACCTGGAAACCGGCAGCGGTACCTGTTTTCGATTGCGACTGCCCGACCATGGCACCAACCTGTCCGAATTGGCTCGCCTGGATACCATCCTGTAG